One window of Nostoc sp. C052 genomic DNA carries:
- a CDS encoding amidase: MSEIADFSASKLLSLYSERQLSPTEATKAALERINTYNSQVNAFAIVDEKTALAEAEASEVRWLNGNPLGLVDGIPFTVKDLLLTKGLPTRRGSKAITSNQPWPEDAPAVARLREQGAVLLGKTTTSEFGWKGVTDSPLTGITRNPWNTDLTPGGSSGGAAVAAALGMGTLHLGTDGGGSSRSPAALTGVFGLKPTFGRVAGYPSAHTGTLFHIGVLVRTVTDAAVTMNVIAHPDVRDWYALSDDKQDYTIDLDRGVAGLRIAYSPNFGYADVDPEVAALVKTAVDIFAKLGAVVEEVDPGFANPRSIFQTFWQAGAAKLVRGFSPEQQAVIEEGLLSIAKEGDAFGGLRQRITLAEYLSAQDAREALGRQMQRFHENYDLLITPTLPTVAFPVGQNRPQSSIDNPQRDWAPFTYPFNLTQQPAASVPCGFTTNGLPVGIQIVAAKYRDLLVLQAAKAYESISPFIMPLELNRNVLK; this comes from the coding sequence ATGTCAGAGATTGCTGATTTCTCGGCTTCTAAGCTTTTGTCGCTATATAGCGAGCGCCAGTTGTCACCAACAGAAGCAACCAAAGCTGCCCTAGAGCGGATTAATACTTACAATAGCCAAGTTAATGCATTTGCGATCGTTGATGAAAAAACCGCTCTTGCTGAAGCAGAGGCTTCCGAAGTGCGTTGGCTGAATGGAAATCCCCTTGGCTTGGTGGATGGTATACCCTTTACCGTTAAAGATTTACTCTTAACTAAGGGTTTGCCAACCCGACGAGGTAGTAAAGCGATTACTTCCAATCAACCTTGGCCAGAAGATGCCCCTGCGGTGGCTCGTTTGCGCGAACAAGGAGCAGTACTACTAGGAAAAACCACAACCTCAGAGTTTGGTTGGAAAGGTGTAACCGACAGCCCCCTGACTGGAATCACCCGCAATCCTTGGAATACAGATTTGACTCCTGGAGGTAGTAGTGGCGGGGCAGCTGTTGCTGCTGCATTGGGAATGGGAACACTCCATCTCGGTACAGATGGCGGCGGCTCGTCAAGATCACCAGCAGCCTTAACCGGAGTGTTTGGTTTGAAACCCACTTTTGGGCGTGTTGCTGGCTATCCATCAGCCCATACAGGAACTTTGTTTCATATTGGCGTTCTGGTTCGCACTGTCACCGATGCCGCAGTCACGATGAATGTTATTGCCCATCCTGATGTACGGGATTGGTATGCTTTATCAGATGACAAACAGGACTACACTATTGATTTAGATCGAGGTGTTGCGGGACTGCGGATTGCTTACAGCCCTAACTTTGGCTACGCTGATGTCGATCCAGAAGTAGCTGCCTTAGTTAAAACCGCCGTTGATATTTTTGCCAAACTTGGTGCTGTTGTTGAAGAAGTCGATCCTGGTTTTGCAAATCCCCGCAGTATTTTCCAAACGTTTTGGCAAGCTGGTGCAGCCAAGTTAGTGCGCGGCTTTAGTCCAGAACAACAAGCTGTCATTGAAGAAGGCTTGCTCTCAATTGCCAAAGAAGGCGATGCCTTCGGCGGGCTACGCCAACGCATCACACTAGCAGAATATCTTAGCGCCCAAGATGCTCGTGAAGCATTGGGACGACAAATGCAACGCTTTCATGAAAACTATGATTTACTGATTACTCCCACCTTACCTACAGTTGCTTTTCCGGTTGGACAAAACAGACCACAATCATCTATTGACAATCCGCAACGCGATTGGGCACCTTTTACCTATCCTTTTAATCTCACACAACAACCTGCTGCGTCTGTACCTTGTGGCTTCACTACAAATGGTTTACCTGTTGGGATACAAATTGTTGCTGCAAAATATAGAGATTTACTGGTATTGCAAGCAGCTAAAGCTTACGAAAGCATTTCTCCTTTCATCATGCCATTAGAATTGAATAGAAATGTTTTGAAGTAA
- the polA gene encoding DNA polymerase I → MSETFTSVTTTRPTFILVDGHSLAYRSYFAFAKGRDGGLRTKAGIPTSICFGFVKCLLEVMATQQPQAMAIAFDLAEATFRHEADETYKADRPETPEDFIPDLENLHELLNGFNLPFFTAPGFEADDVLGTLAQRVTAAGYRVKILTGDRDLFQLIDSDKEITVLNFSPDALKRSTNSITEFEAEQVKEKMGVLPSQIIDFKALCGDKSDNIPGVKGIGEKTAVQLLNTYGSLENVYAALDEIKGATQKKLAAGKEDAEKSRYLATIVLDVPIEFNLEDCKLKGFDTSVLSPILEKLEFKSFLGRINDLQQRFGGKIEEKQEAKTDASNPNSTNSEFSADEDNDLWFFSASDTAAVPQQSTSPITPRIINTETKLTELVQLLQKFTNPETPVAWDTETTALEPRDAELVGIGCCWGTQPDEVAYIPVGHKTGENLHKYLVLEALRPILESADYPKALQNAKFDRLVLRCQGINLAGVIFDPMLASYILNPDSSHNLMDLSQRYLGLIAKSYLDLVPKGKTIADIDIPAVADYCGMDAYSTFGLVAKLREDLEKIPSLSKLLVEVEQPLEAVLAEMEYTGVRINSAYLQELSQHLETELARLKEEATEIAGENFNLGSPKQLSQILFEKLGLSTRHSRKIQTGFSTDAATLERLQEDDNTGFVEAIIEYRTLSKLKSTYVDALPALVRPDTQRVHTDFNQAATSTGRLSSSNPNLQNIPIRTAFSRQIRKAFLPEAGWLMVAADYSQIELRILAHLSQEPILVQAYQQNEDVHTVTARLVFEKENITSEERGMAKTINFGVIYGMGSLRFSRSTGIDKTIANEFIKRFNERYPKVFAYLERVKKEAIALGYVETIFGRRRYFDFTNNSLRQLKGSNPEDIDLSKLKNLGAYDAGLLRSAANAPIQGSNADIIKIAMVRLHEVLKNYQARLLLQVHDELVFEIPPDEWEELQLQIKSVMENAVQLSVPLLVEARVGENWMETK, encoded by the coding sequence ATGTCTGAAACTTTCACTTCTGTAACTACAACACGCCCCACGTTCATCCTCGTCGATGGACACTCGCTGGCCTATCGTTCATACTTTGCTTTCGCCAAAGGGCGAGATGGAGGACTGCGTACTAAAGCAGGCATTCCCACCAGTATATGTTTTGGTTTTGTGAAGTGCCTGCTGGAGGTAATGGCAACACAACAGCCTCAAGCAATGGCGATCGCTTTTGATTTGGCTGAGGCAACTTTTCGCCACGAAGCCGACGAGACTTATAAAGCTGATCGCCCGGAAACGCCAGAAGACTTTATTCCTGACTTAGAAAATCTCCATGAATTGCTGAATGGCTTCAATCTACCCTTTTTCACTGCCCCTGGTTTTGAGGCTGATGATGTTTTGGGAACCTTAGCACAGCGAGTCACTGCGGCTGGTTATAGGGTGAAGATTCTGACTGGCGATCGCGATTTATTTCAACTGATCGATTCTGACAAAGAAATCACTGTTCTAAATTTTAGTCCAGATGCTCTAAAGCGCTCTACAAATAGCATCACGGAATTTGAAGCAGAACAAGTAAAAGAGAAGATGGGCGTTTTACCTTCACAAATTATTGATTTCAAAGCTCTTTGTGGTGATAAATCAGATAATATTCCTGGTGTCAAGGGAATTGGGGAAAAAACAGCAGTACAACTGCTAAATACCTATGGTTCACTTGAGAATGTTTACGCTGCGTTAGATGAAATTAAAGGCGCAACTCAGAAAAAACTGGCAGCAGGTAAAGAAGATGCCGAGAAGTCTCGCTATTTGGCAACTATAGTTTTAGATGTTCCTATAGAATTTAATTTAGAAGATTGTAAATTAAAAGGTTTTGATACAAGCGTCTTATCACCAATTTTAGAAAAATTAGAATTCAAGTCTTTTTTAGGCAGGATAAACGACCTTCAGCAACGTTTTGGTGGCAAAATTGAAGAAAAGCAAGAAGCCAAAACAGACGCAAGTAATCCTAATTCTACGAACTCAGAATTCAGCGCTGATGAAGATAATGATTTGTGGTTTTTCAGTGCTAGTGATACAGCAGCAGTTCCACAACAATCTACTTCCCCAATTACACCACGCATTATTAACACCGAAACAAAATTAACTGAGTTAGTGCAACTTTTGCAAAAATTCACTAATCCAGAAACACCCGTTGCTTGGGATACTGAAACTACCGCTTTAGAACCAAGAGATGCTGAGTTAGTAGGAATTGGCTGCTGTTGGGGAACACAACCAGATGAAGTAGCCTATATTCCTGTGGGGCACAAAACTGGAGAAAATTTGCATAAATATTTGGTGCTAGAAGCATTACGTCCAATTCTTGAAAGTGCTGATTATCCCAAAGCTTTACAAAATGCCAAATTTGACCGATTAGTTCTCAGGTGTCAAGGAATTAATTTGGCGGGAGTGATATTTGATCCCATGCTAGCAAGTTACATTCTCAATCCCGATTCAAGTCATAATTTGATGGATTTGTCGCAGCGATATTTGGGATTGATAGCTAAAAGTTACTTAGATTTAGTTCCTAAAGGCAAAACTATCGCTGATATAGATATTCCGGCTGTTGCTGATTACTGCGGGATGGATGCTTATTCTACCTTTGGTTTAGTGGCAAAATTGCGTGAGGATCTGGAGAAAATTCCGTCTTTGTCTAAGTTGTTAGTGGAAGTAGAACAGCCACTAGAAGCAGTTTTAGCCGAAATGGAATACACAGGTGTTCGCATTAATTCAGCTTATTTACAAGAACTTTCGCAGCATTTAGAAACAGAATTAGCCAGGTTAAAAGAGGAAGCAACTGAAATAGCTGGAGAAAATTTTAACTTAGGTTCTCCTAAGCAATTGAGTCAAATCTTGTTTGAAAAATTGGGGTTAAGTACTAGACATTCTCGTAAAATTCAAACAGGATTCTCTACAGACGCAGCAACTCTCGAAAGACTTCAAGAAGATGATAACACTGGGTTTGTTGAGGCGATCATTGAGTATCGCACCCTATCTAAATTAAAGTCTACTTATGTTGATGCCTTACCTGCATTGGTGCGTCCAGATACTCAGCGAGTGCATACTGATTTTAATCAAGCAGCAACATCGACGGGTAGGTTATCTTCTTCTAATCCGAATTTGCAAAATATCCCCATTCGTACAGCTTTTAGTCGCCAAATTCGCAAGGCATTTTTGCCTGAAGCTGGTTGGTTAATGGTGGCTGCTGATTACTCACAAATTGAATTACGGATTTTGGCTCATTTGAGTCAAGAGCCGATATTAGTGCAAGCATATCAGCAAAATGAAGATGTTCATACTGTGACGGCGCGGTTAGTCTTTGAAAAAGAAAATATCACCTCAGAAGAACGAGGGATGGCAAAAACTATCAATTTTGGCGTGATTTATGGAATGGGTTCTCTCAGGTTTTCACGCTCAACTGGGATAGATAAGACTATTGCCAACGAGTTCATTAAGCGGTTTAATGAACGATATCCGAAAGTTTTTGCATATTTGGAGCGAGTGAAAAAAGAAGCGATCGCTCTTGGTTATGTAGAAACTATTTTCGGTCGTCGTCGTTATTTTGACTTTACTAATAACAGTTTACGTCAATTAAAAGGCAGTAATCCTGAAGATATCGATTTGAGTAAGTTGAAAAATTTGGGTGCTTATGATGCAGGTTTATTACGCTCTGCGGCTAATGCACCAATTCAAGGTTCTAATGCTGATATTATCAAAATTGCAATGGTCAGATTGCATGAGGTTTTAAAGAACTATCAGGCGCGCTTGTTGTTGCAAGTTCACGATGAATTAGTGTTTGAAATTCCACCTGATGAGTGGGAAGAATTACAACTACAAATTAAATCGGTGATGGAAAATGCAGTGCAGTTGAGTGTGCCTTTGCTGGTAGAGGCGCGTGTCGGTGAAAATTGGATGGAGACGAAGTAA
- a CDS encoding ABC transporter substrate-binding protein has protein sequence MHRRWLLSALAILLSIVLVACTTANTQQPQTKVENSAEATNTNSQQLSKGSAKRVVALSSLSADIIFRLEPTKIVGITGSRLFKNDSRFKDIPRVSEGQSPPNLEKVVALKPDLVIGAEGFSNIPIQKLQQLGIATLLTKVNSWESLEELTKKLAGLINADPQPLLNRYKTFLPDKPTQSPSTLVLVSRQPILAPNKNSWAGDLLAKFQAKNLAADLQGKSPVGGYVTLSAEKVLEANPEVIILVNPPQGNSEAALLDSLKKKAFWQQLQATKNNRVYVFDYFGLVNPGSIDAIEKACQQLKQALFA, from the coding sequence ATGCATCGTCGTTGGCTCTTATCTGCTTTAGCAATTTTGTTGAGTATAGTTTTAGTTGCTTGCACCACTGCAAATACTCAGCAACCACAAACCAAAGTGGAAAATAGCGCTGAGGCGACTAACACAAACTCTCAACAATTATCAAAAGGCTCGGCAAAAAGAGTTGTTGCTCTTTCTTCTCTTTCTGCTGATATTATCTTTCGACTCGAACCAACAAAAATTGTTGGAATTACTGGTAGTAGATTATTTAAGAATGACTCAAGATTCAAGGATATTCCCCGCGTTAGTGAAGGTCAAAGTCCGCCAAATTTAGAGAAAGTGGTAGCACTCAAACCAGATTTAGTTATTGGTGCTGAAGGTTTTTCTAACATTCCAATTCAAAAACTTCAGCAGCTAGGAATTGCAACTTTGCTCACTAAGGTGAATAGCTGGGAATCTCTAGAAGAACTTACTAAAAAACTGGCTGGATTAATTAATGCCGATCCTCAGCCTTTGTTAAACCGTTATAAAACTTTTTTGCCAGATAAGCCAACTCAGAGTCCTTCTACTCTAGTGCTGGTTAGTCGTCAACCAATTTTAGCGCCAAATAAAAACAGTTGGGCAGGAGATTTGCTGGCGAAGTTTCAGGCGAAAAATCTAGCCGCAGATTTACAAGGAAAAAGCCCAGTTGGCGGCTATGTGACGCTTTCGGCTGAGAAAGTTTTAGAAGCAAATCCAGAGGTGATAATTTTGGTTAATCCTCCACAAGGAAATTCGGAAGCAGCACTTTTAGATTCTTTGAAAAAGAAAGCTTTTTGGCAGCAATTGCAAGCAACTAAAAATAACCGAGTTTATGTGTTTGATTATTTTGGTTTGGTGAATCCAGGTAGTATAGATGCAATTGAAAAGGCTTGTCAGCAGCTTAAGCAAGCGTTGTTTGCATAG